A stretch of the Alnus glutinosa chromosome 6, dhAlnGlut1.1, whole genome shotgun sequence genome encodes the following:
- the LOC133870425 gene encoding lysine-specific histone demethylase 1 homolog 3 isoform X2 yields the protein MDGEEKKSGSKRRLKPVESDDDEPIGSLLRLKRPRNPKKVKSGSESGGDGGKKVEVREERLEVESGDLGGMDDTLASFKKKLKGPKKDSGYGIIRGSSSSLNVADSSDRSLSGPAEDRECDEKSISKVVEKVRVTGDDGSDMTMDVGVEYRCKGKVKICKINSTARTIDGHLTSDNDLESLGSGCNSLREQESGMWSVEGPDQSVDEHLEDSLSEFVRKAQSGLIRKSWASSSLKQKRDAHTLEDDGFSPCSESVSGSSKPVTSRRLRSGSASKLDRHSLKSKNKRPDDSFCQVSDCMEENRDSTRRLTSDSSIKEESMRPCESGHDGSSKVILEDPPPFSPSSRSTSKGIQDEAIEDPCGSNAQEGSKVDNDSSDQVCDGEFTCVELKDNISAPSQKAAMGTRTFKNRLKHCSAVNTSTLVHDVEKMPNSISGPEKMEELYEFGKGEPNRGFRDSLTQHSEGVPTTNVSIADLEISSSLVGKEISVTNYDDALLNKSCKFAPNEISNSVSEKILELSSKCVSHNSSPRMKMGETCSDGDVLNTCTEEPDLASDSLQKEHVMVSEVQLSPRAITSTGAHKSGLAFQVNHQEKISDTCLDPNKSFPSMQMCSSTLHQNQPSDDASKEICVPGHDYLLVNEEAYGDENEDYQEDAISVRDFENKDKKLSAAQRAVRKAKKHRHGDMAYEGDADWEILLHEQGFLESQEAEIGGAAAVSAGLKAHAAGPVEKIKFKEVLKRKGGLQEFLECRNQILGLWSKDVSRILPLSDCGVSDTPFKGEPPHATLIREIYAFLDQSGYINVGIATEKEKGEINAKHNYQLLKGKNIEEKSGASVADLEDGVSFIVGQVKSSETSIEAKSNVILENENQTLEATKDSGLGTPAALELSDAIERQDGLADDYQENGSIDTKLPGRSFNMPVLSTGSLCETLDGGTFPVIIPELMNDSHTIQSSSDDRVGLNGSLQCDSEVRKKIIVVGAGPAGLTAARHLQRQGFSVTLLEARSRIGGRVFTDRSSLSVPVDLGASIITGVEADVDTERRPDPSSLVCAQLGLELTVLNSDCPLYDIVTGQKVPADLDEALEAEYNSLLDDMVLLVAQKGEHAMRMSLEDGLEYALKSRRLARSGKNSEETELHSSVNAFFDSKKGSVDSSFPDRNCSKEEILSPLERRVMDWHLANLEYGCAAPLKQVSLPYWNQDDVYGGFGGAHCMIKGGYSTVVESLGEGLPIHLNHVVTDVSYGTKDPGSNGNQSYRVKVSTSNGSEFLGDAVLITVPLGCLKTETIKFSPPLPQWKHSSIQRLGFGVLNKVVLEFPEVFWNDSVDYFGATAEETNQRGQCFMFWNVRKTAGAPVLIALVVGKAAIDGQNMSSSDHVNHALIVLRKLFGEASVPDPVASVVTDWGRDPYSYGAYSYVAIGASGEDYDLLGRPVENCLFFAGEATCKEHPDTVGGAMMSGLREAVRIIDILSTGNDYTAEVEAMEAAHRHSDFERDEVRDITKRLDAVELSNVLYKNSLDGARILTREALLQEMFFNAKTTAGRLHVAKELLDLPVETLKSFAGTKEGLTTLNSWILDSMGKDGTQLLRHCVRLLVLVSTDLLAVRSSGIGKTVKEKVCVHTSRDIRAIASQLVNVWLEVFRKEKASNGGLKLSRQGSAVDSAKRKSLKDPVSGKPPLHTHHGSLENKGSLQVPASAGSHFPSNANVKRVNGKAGKLESANDSKLDFTSRSQGSIGALDTELVDNNAAMSEEERAAFAAAEAARAAAIAAAEAYASSEAKCNTLLQLPKIPSFHKFARREQYAQVDEYDTRRKWSGGVLGRQDCISEIDSRNCKVRNWSVDFSAACVNLDSSKASVDNLSQRSHSNASHLNFREHSGESVAVDSSIYTKAWVDAAGSVGIKDYHAIDRWQSQAAAADSDFFRSTEQLKDEEDSNTSWRLPTWNHDRLANESSVSQVTVNKESVKNHPRGADHIKQAVVDYVASLLMPLYKARKIDKEGYKSIMKKTATKVMEQATDAEKAMAVSEFLDFKRRNKIRSFVDKLIERHMAMKPDVKS from the exons ATGGATGGGGAAGAGAAGAAATCTGGTTCTAAGAGAAGATTGAAGCCGGTTGAGTCAGACGACGATGAGCCAATTGGGTCGTTGCTCAGGTTGAAGAGACCCCGAAACCCTAAGAAGGTAAAGTCGGGCTCTGAGAGTGGTGGTGATGGGGGCAAAAAGGTTGAGGTTAGAGAAGAGAGATTGGAGGTTGAGAGCGGGGATTTGGGGGGAATGGACGATACCTTGGCGAGTTTCAAGAAGAAGTTGAAGGGTCCAAAGAAAGATAGTGGGTATGGAATTATTAGGGGAAGCAGTTCTTCTTTGAATGTGGCGGATTCTTCGGATAGATCATTGAGTGGGCCTGCTGAGGATAGGGAATGCGATGAAAAATCAATATCGAAGGTTGTGGAGAAAGTTCGTGTAACGGGTGATGATGGTTCTGATATGACTATGGATGTAGGGGTAGAATACAGGTGTAAAGGGAAAGTGAAGATATGCAAGATAAATTCGACAGCAAGAACAATAGATGGCCATCTCACTTCTGATAATGATTTAGAGTCTCTGGGATCTGGGTGTAATTCTTTGAGGGAGCAGGAGTCTGGTATGTGGTCTGTGGAAGGTCCTGATCAGTCTGTGGATGAACATTTGGAAGACTCATTATCAGAATTTGTTCGCAAGGCACAATCTGGTTTGATTAGGAAATCTTGGGCATCTTCAAGTTTAAAGCAGAAAAGAGATGCTCATACTTTGGAGGATGATGGGTTCAGCCCATGCTCTGAAAGTGTTTCAGGGTCTTCTAAGCCTGTGACCTCAAGGAGACTTAGATCTGGTTCCGCCTCAAAACTGGACCGCCATAGTTtgaaatctaaaaataaaagaccagATGACAGCTTTTGTCAAGTTTCTGACTGCATGGAAGAGAATCGTGATTCAACCAGGAGGCTTACTTCTGATTCCTCTATTAAAGAAGAGAGTATGAGACCCTGTGAAAGCGGACATGATGGATCTTCCAAAGTTATTTTAGAGGATCCACCTCCATTTTCTCCATCTTCAAGATCTACTTCTAAAGGAATTCAAGATGAGGCTATAGAGGACCCCTGTGGTTCAAATGCTCAGGAGGGATCTAAAGTGGATAATGATAGCTCGGATCAAGTTTGTGATGGAGAGTTTACTTGTGTTGAACTCAAGGACAATATTTCTGCTCCTAGCCAGAAGGCTGCAATGGGAACTCGGACATTTAAGAATAGATTAAAGCATTGTTCGGCAGTTAACACAAGCACTTTGGTGCATGATGTTGAAAAAATGCCAAATTCCATATCTGGCCCAGAAAAGATGGAAGAATTGTATGAGTTTGGCAAGGGTGAGCCCAACAGGGGGTTTAGAGATTCATTAACACAACACTCAGAGGGTGTTCCGACAACGAATGTATCAATTGCAGACCTTGAAATTTCCTCTTCTTTGGTTGGAAAAGAAATTTCAGTGACTAACTATGATGATGCATTGTTGAACAAATCATGTAAATTCGCTCCCAATGAAATTTCTAATTCAGTTTCTGAGAAAATTTTGGAGCTATCATCCAAATGTGTCTCGCATAACTCCTCTCCCCGCATGAAGATGGGAGAAACTTGCAGTGATGGTGATGTTCTTAATACTTGCACCGAGGAGCCAGATCTTGCTTCAGATTCCCTGCAAAAGGAACATGTTATGGTATCTGAGGTTCAGTTATCTCCTAGGGCTATCACGTCTACTGGAGCCCACAAATCAGGGCTTGCTTTTCAGGTGAACCACCAGGAAAAAATTTCAGATACTTGTCTTGATCCAAATAAGTCTTTTCCCTCGATGCAAATGTGCAGCTCCACTTTACATCAAAATCAACCTTCTGATGATGCGTCGAAAGAGATTTGTGTTCCTGGCCATGATTATCTTTTAGTCAATGAAGAGGCTTACGGCGATGAAAATGAAGATTACCAAGAAGATGCAATATCTGTGCGTGATTTTGAAAACAAAGATAAAAAGCTATCAGCTGCCCAGCGTGCTGTGCGCAAGGCTAAGAAGCATAGGCATGGAGACATGGCTTATGAGGGGGATGCCGATTGGGAGATTTTGTTACATGAGCAAGGTTTTCTTGAAAGTCAAG AGGCTGAAATCGGTGGTGCAGCAGCAGTATCAGCTGGACTGAAAGCTCATGCAGCTGGTCCagttgagaagattaaatttaaGGAGGTCTTGAAGCGCAAAGGTGGGCTTCAGGAATTTTTAGAGTGCag GAATCAGATATTGGGTCTTTGGAGTAAAGATGTTAGCCGTATTTTACCACTTTCTGACTGTGGGGTCTCTGATACCCCTTTTAAGGGCGAGCCACCACATGCTACACTTATTAGGGAGATCTATGCGTTTCTTGATCAGAGT gGTTATATAAATGTTGGAATTGCTACTgagaaggagaaaggagaaaTTAATGCTAAGCATAATTATCAGCttctaaaaggaaaaaacaTTGAGGAAAAATCAGGGGCTTCAGTTGCAGATTTGGAGGATGGAGTTTCTTTTATTGTTGGTCAGGTAAAGAGTTCTGAAACTTCAATTGAGGCAAAGAGCAATGTTATCCTTGAAAATGAAAATCAGACACTTGAAGCTACTAAAGATAGCGGCCTTGGTACTCCTGCTGCACTCGAATTATCTGATGCAATAGAACGTCAAGACGGCCTAGCTGATGATTACCAAGAAAATGGTAGCATTGACACAAAACTACCTGGCAGATCGTTCAATATGCCTGTTCTAAGTACTGGTTCATTGTGTGAAACACTGGATGGTGGAACATTCCCTGTCATCATTCCTGAGCTAATGAATGACTCACATACCATTCAATCTTCCTCAGATGATCGTGTTGGGTTGAATGGTTCTCTGCAATGTGATTCAGAGGTCAGAAAGAAAATCATTGTTGTAGGAGCTGGTCCTGCTGGTTTAACTGCTGCACGACACTTGCAACGTCAGGGTTTTTCTGTAACTCTTCTTGAAGCTAGGAGTAGGATAGGCGGTCGTGTCTTTACAGATCGCTCATCTCTCTCCGTTCCAGTGGATCTTGGTGCTAGCATTATTACTGGTGTTGAGGCTGATGTGGACACTGAAAGAAGACCGGATCCTTCCTCATTGGTTTGTGCGCAGTTGGGTCTTGAGTTGACTGTATTAAACAGTGATTGCCCTCTTTATGATATCGTTACAGGTCAAAAAGTTCCTGCAGATCTGGATGAAGCCTTGGAAGCAGAATACAACAGTCTTCTTGATGATATGGTATTGCTCGTTGCCCAAAAGGGGGAACATGCGATGAGAATGTCTCTTGAGGATGGCTTAGAATATGCCCTTAAGAGTCGTCGTTTGGCACGATCAGGAAAAAATAGTGAAGAAACTGAACTGCACAGTTCTGTAAATGCTTTCTTTGATTCCAAAAAAGGTAGTGTTGACAGCAGTTTTCCAGATAGAAATTGTTCTAAAGAGGAGATTTTGAGTCCTCTGGAGAGGAGGGTTATGGATTGGCATCTTGCTAATTTAGAATATGGCTGTGCTGCTCCGCTTAAGCAAGTATCTCTTCCCTATTGGAACCAGGATGATGTTTATGGAGGATTTGGGGGAGCTCATTGTATGATTAAAGGGGGCTACAGCACTGTTGTTGAGTCTCTTGGAGAAGGACTTCCCATTCACTTGAACCATGTGGTTACAGATGTTTCATATGGCACCAAGGACCCTGGAAGTAATGGTAATCAGAGTTATAGAGTCAAAGTATCTACGTCAAATGGCAGTGAATTTTTGGGAGATGCTGTCCTGATTACAGTGCCACTTGGGTGCTTGAAAACAGAAACCATAAAGTTTTCCCCACCTTTACCCCAATGGAAACATTCTTCCATCCAGCGGCTTGGTTTTGGAGTTCTTAATAAAGTAGTTTTGGAGTTTCCAGAAGTGTTTTGGAATGATTCTGTGGATTACTTTGGAGCAACTGCGGAGGAAACAAACCAGAGGGGCCAATGCTTTATGTTCTGGAATGTCAGAAAAACAGCTGGGGCTCCTGTTCTTATAGCTTTGGTGGTTGGTAAGGCAGCTATAGATGGCCAAAATATGAGCTCATCTGATCATGTAAACCATGCATTAATTGTTCTCCGCAAACTTTTTGGGGAGGCTTCAGTTCCCGATCCGGTTGCATCAGTAGTGACAGACTGGGGCAGGGATCCTTATAGCTATGGTGCTTACTCCTATGTTGCTATTGGAGCATCTGGGGAAGATTATGATTTATTGGGCAGGCCTGTAGAGAACTGTTTGTTTTTTGCTGGTGAAGCCACCTGCAAGGAGCATCCTGACACAGTTGGTGGTGCTATGATGAGTGGGCTACGGGAAGCAGTGCGCATAATTGACATATTGAGTACTGGAAATGATTACACTGCAGAAGTAGAGGCAATGGAGGCTGCACATAGACATAGTGACTTTGAGAGGGATGAAGTTAGAGACATAACAAAGAGACTTGATGCAGTTGAGCTTTCTAATGTCCTCTACAAGAACTCTTTGGATGGAGCCCGAATTTTGACAAGGGAAGCTTTACTACAGGAGATGTTCTTTAATGCAAAAACCACTGCAGGACGATTGCATGTGGCCAAAGAGTTGTTGGATCTTCCTGTTGAAACCTTGAAATCCTTTGCTGGGACCAAAGAAGGGCTTACTACACTCAACTCATGGATACTG GACTCCATGGGTAAGGACGGGACCCAACTGTTGCGGCACTGTGTTCGTCTACTTGTGCTTGTTTCAACTGATTTACTCGCTGTGCGCTCATCAG GCATAGGGAAAACTGTGAAAGAAAAAGTTTGTGTACATACTAGCCGTGATATACGAGCAATAGCAAGTCAGCTAGTTAACGTGTGGCTTGAAGTCTTCCGCAAGGAAAAAGCTTCCAATGGTGGATTAAAGTTATCAAGGCAAGGAAGTGCTGTAGATTCAGCGAAGCGAAAATCTCTTAAAGATCCGGTATCAGGAAAGCCGCCTCTGCACACACATCATGGTTCTTTGGAGAATAAAGGAAGCTTGCAGGTTCCTGCATCTGCCGGAAGCCATTTCCCTTCCAATGCAAATGTGAAGAGAGTGAATGGCAAAGCAGGCAAACTTGAATCTGCAAATGACTCAAAATTGGATTTTACGTCAAGGTCTCAAGGTTCAATAGGTGCACTGGATACTGAGCTGGTGGACAACAACGCTGCTATGTCTGAAGAAGAACGGGCTGCCTTTGCTGCCGCAGAAGCAGCCCGTGCTGCAGCAATTGCAGCTGCTGAG GCATATGCATCATCCGAAGCCAAGTGTAACACGTTGCTGCAGCTTCCTAAAATACCGTCATTTCACAAATTTGCTAGACGGGAGCAATATGCTCAAGTGGATGAGTATGATACTAGAAGGAAGTGGTCTGGTGGTGTTTTGGGAAGACAAGATTGCATATCAGAAATAGACTCTAGGAACTGCAAAGTCAGGAACTGGTCTGTTGATTTCTCGGCTGCTTGTGTTAACCTTGACAGTTCAAAAGCTTCAGTGGATAACCTCTCGCAGCGGAGCCACTCAAATGCCAGCCATCTGAACTTCAGAGAGCACTCTGGGGAAAGTGTGGCTGTGGACAGCAGTATTTATACTAAAGCATGGGTTGATGCAGCTGGTAGTGTGGGGATAAAGGACTATCATGCAATTGACAGATGGCAATCTCAAGCAGCTGCAGCTGATTCTGATTTCTTTCGTTCTACTGAGCAACTAAAGGATGAGGAGGATTCAAACACAAGTTGGAGACTTCCGACCTGGAATCATGATAGACTGGCAAATGAGAGTTCTGTTTCACAAGTTACAGTAAACAAGGAGTCTGTAAAAAATCATCCTCGAGGGGCAGACCACATTAAGCAGGCTGTTGTGGATTATGTTGCATCATTGCTCATGCCCCTTTATAAAGCAAGGAAGATTGATAAGGAAGGATATAAGTCAATTATGAAGAAAACTGCAACTAAG GTCATGGAGCAGGCCACTGATGCAGAGAAAGCCATGGCTGTTTCAGAGTTTCTAGATTTCAAGCGCAGGAACAAG ATCCGTTCCTTTGTGGACAAACTGATTGAGAGGCACATGGCAATGAAGCCAGATGTGAAATCATGA